In the genome of Caballeronia sp. NK8, the window GGCAAAGCCAATCATTGCTTTGACTTCGAGGTACTCCTCGAGACCGAAAACGCCCATTTCACGACCATTTCCCGACTGCTTGTATCCGCCCATCGGAGCTACATTATTGGACGGTGCGCCGTTCAAAAATATGCGTCCAGCCTGCATGCGTTCGCCCACCTTTCGCGCCGCCTGAAGATCTCCGGCAAAGATATAACCACCAAGGCCATAGCACGTGCCGTTTGCAATCTGAATCGCTTCTTCAATGTCGCGATAGGTGATTACAGACAGGACGGGCCCAAAGATTTCCTCTTGAGCGATTGTCATGTCGGGCGTGACGTCAGCAAATACTGTCGGACGAATGAAGTAACCTCGATCGAGCCTCTCAGGCCTCCCGGGTCCGCCGAAAATCAACCTCGCCCCTTCTTGTACTCCCTTTTCGATATAGCTTTGGACCCGATCGAATTGAGCTCGGTTGACAACCGGCCCCATCGTGGTGTTGGCGTCCTGTGGATTTCCGACCCGCACTTTCTCGGCTTCACGGCGAACGAAGTTAAGAAAAGCTTCAAGCTGATCATCTTTAACGAGAATACGGGTCGGAGAATGACAGGATTGTCCCGTGTTGGAAAAGCCTCTCGTCACGTTAAAGCGCGCGGCGGCCTCCAGGTCGGCGTCTGGAAGAATGATATTCGCTGACTTTCCGCCTAGTTCCTGGCACACTCGCTTGACCGTATCGGCTGCAGCCTGGGCTACGAGCACACCTGCTCGAGTGGACCCAGTGAACGAAACCATGTCGATCCCGCGGTGCCTCGATATGGCCTCTCCGACCGTCGGACCATCACCATTGACAAGGTTGAAAACTCCGGGTGGTACGCCCGCAGCATCAA includes:
- a CDS encoding aldehyde dehydrogenase family protein, which produces MRQFDKFYIDGRWCEPAGKESFELIDPATELPYGRVALGAREDVDRAVAAARKAFESFSQTQKEQRIELLQNVVEAFTRRQDDLMSAVTQEMGAPAALTAQTGTALQAFRQAIITLGDYSFEKMMADNIIRREPIGVCGLISAWNWPLQLLCTKLGSALAAGCTVVVKPSEYTPVSALVLAEVFDAAGVPPGVFNLVNGDGPTVGEAISRHRGIDMVSFTGSTRAGVLVAQAAADTVKRVCQELGGKSANIILPDADLEAAARFNVTRGFSNTGQSCHSPTRILVKDDQLEAFLNFVRREAEKVRVGNPQDANTTMGPVVNRAQFDRVQSYIEKGVQEGARLIFGGPGRPERLDRGYFIRPTVFADVTPDMTIAQEEIFGPVLSVITYRDIEEAIQIANGTCYGLGGYIFAGDLQAARKVGERMQAGRIFLNGAPSNNVAPMGGYKQSGNGREMGVFGLEEYLEVKAMIGFASS